From Azospirillaceae bacterium:
CACAGCACCGCCACCGGCCGGGCACCATCGCCGCCGAAGCGCAGGAAGGCGAACACCGACTGCTCGCGGTCGTCGGCGACGATCCAGCGGAAACCCTCGGGACTACAATCCGCTTCATACAGCGCGCGTTCCCGGCGGTAGCCGAAATTCAGGTCGCGGACCAGGTGGCGTAGGCCCTCGTGCAGGGGATAGCCCAGCAGGTGCCAGTCCAGGCTCTGTTCGAAATTCCACTCGGCGCGCTGGCCGAACTCCTGCCCCATGAACAGCAGCTTCTTGCCCGGGTGCGCCCACATGAAGGCGTAGTAGGCCCGCGCGGTGGCGAACTTCTGCCAGTCGTCGCCCGGTATCTTCTCGATGATGGACCGCTTGCCGTAGACCACCTCGTCATGGCTGAGCGGCAGGACGAAGTTTTCCGAGAAGGCGTACAGCAGGCCGAAGGTCAGCTTGTCGTGGTGCCATTTGCGGTGCACCGGCTCCTTGGAAATGTATTCCAGGGTGTCGTGCATCCAGCCCATGTTCCATTTGAAGCCGAAACCCAGGCCGCCGCTATAGGTCGGCTGCGACACGCCGGGCCAGGACGTCGACTCCTCCGCCACCGTCATCGATCCGGGATGTTCGCCGTAGACCAGTTTGTTGATGGTCTGCAGGAAGGAAACGGCCTCCAAATTCTGGTTGCCGCCCTCCCGGTTGGGGATCCACTCCCCATCTTTGCGCGAATAATCGAGGTAGAGCATGGAGGCGACGGCATCCACGCGCAGCCCGTCGATGTGGTAGCGGTCGATCCAGTAGAGGGCGTTGGCCGCCAGGTAGTTCACCACCTCGCGCCGGCCGAAATTATAGATGGCGGTCTTCCAGTCGGGGTGGAAGCCCTGGCGCGGGTCCTGGTGTTCGTACAGGGCCGTGCCGTCGAAATGCGCCAGGCCGTGCACGTCGGTGGGGAAATGCGCCGGGACCCAGTCCAACAGAACGCCCAGGCCGGCGCGGTGGGCGCGGTCCACCAGCCGGGCGAAACCGTCGGGCGACCCGAAGCGCGCGGTGGGCGCGAACAGGCCGATGGGCTGGTAACCCCACGACGGGTCGAAGGGGAATTCCGAAACCGGCAGGAATTCCAAATGGGTGAAACCCATGTCGGCGGCATAGGGCACCAGCTGGTCCGCCAGCTCGTCCCAGGTCAGGTAACGGCCGCCGTCGCCCCGCCGCCACGAGCCCAAGTGCACCTCATAGATGCTGATGGGCGACCGGCGCGCGTCCATGGTCTTCAGGTGCGCCATGTGGGCGTCGTCGGCCCAGGGGAAATTGTCTGTGCGGGCCACCACGCTGGCGGTGGACGGGCGCAGTTCACTGGCGAAGCCGAAGGGGTCGGCCTTCAGCGGCAGCACGGTGTCGTCCGGCCCCACGATCTCATACTTGTAGATCGCCCCTTCGCTTAGGGCCGGGGCGAAAATCTCCCACACCCCGCTGTCGGCGCGCCGGCGCATCTGGTGGCGGCGGCCGTCCCAGCGGTTGAAATCGCCCACCACCGACACCCGGCGGGCGTTGGGCGCCCAGACGGCGAAGTGCACGCCGGCCGCACCCTCGTGGCTTTTCGGGTGGGCGCCCAGCTTCTCATACAGCTGTTTGTGGGTGCCCTCGGCGAACAGGTAGTCGTCCGTGGGACCCAGGATGGGGCCGAAGCCGTAGGGGTCGTCGAACTCCCACACCCCGCCGGAATTGGCGGCGCGCAGGCGATAGCGGAAACGCCGGCCGCGCCGGGTCTTGCCCTC
This genomic window contains:
- the glgB gene encoding 1,4-alpha-glucan branching protein GlgB, with protein sequence MAKKSASAWTARPEDIDALLGARHDDPFGVLGLHAQGERGSVIRAFVPGAETVEAVETDGTVIAALTRVHDGGLFEGKTRRGRRFRYRLRAANSGGVWEFDDPYGFGPILGPTDDYLFAEGTHKQLYEKLGAHPKSHEGAAGVHFAVWAPNARRVSVVGDFNRWDGRRHQMRRRADSGVWEIFAPALSEGAIYKYEIVGPDDTVLPLKADPFGFASELRPSTASVVARTDNFPWADDAHMAHLKTMDARRSPISIYEVHLGSWRRGDGGRYLTWDELADQLVPYAADMGFTHLEFLPVSEFPFDPSWGYQPIGLFAPTARFGSPDGFARLVDRAHRAGLGVLLDWVPAHFPTDVHGLAHFDGTALYEHQDPRQGFHPDWKTAIYNFGRREVVNYLAANALYWIDRYHIDGLRVDAVASMLYLDYSRKDGEWIPNREGGNQNLEAVSFLQTINKLVYGEHPGSMTVAEESTSWPGVSQPTYSGGLGFGFKWNMGWMHDTLEYISKEPVHRKWHHDKLTFGLLYAFSENFVLPLSHDEVVYGKRSIIEKIPGDDWQKFATARAYYAFMWAHPGKKLLFMGQEFGQRAEWNFEQSLDWHLLGYPLHEGLRHLVRDLNFGYRRERALYEADCSPEGFRWIVADDREQSVFAFLRFGGDGARPVAVLCNFTPVPRADYRIGLPAAGRWVEILNTDAAGYGGSGTGNLGAVTAHGQPLHGLPASAAVTLPPLAAVWLALDTHQD